In Desulfuromonas sp., the following proteins share a genomic window:
- a CDS encoding class I SAM-dependent methyltransferase has product MNDKHTFKDHFSPLSDVYARYRPSYPAELFAWLASLAPGREKAWDAGCGSGQAALMLAEHFEAVVATDASAPQIGRAIPHPRVTYRVATAEDSGLPDASLDLIVAAQALHWFDFDLFYAEVRRVLRPGGVIAGGTYGLLRIDPGVDRVVDRLYHEVVAPYWPPERRYVDEAYAGIPFPFDEIEVPPFAMATDWSFEQLFGYLGTWSAVRHYRDDRGSDPLAVVRDELEKAWGDPDRTRRCSWPLGLRVGRV; this is encoded by the coding sequence ATGAACGACAAGCATACTTTCAAAGACCATTTCTCCCCCCTCTCGGACGTCTACGCCCGCTATCGCCCCTCCTACCCCGCCGAACTCTTCGCCTGGCTGGCCTCCCTGGCCCCGGGTCGTGAGAAAGCCTGGGACGCCGGGTGCGGCAGCGGCCAGGCGGCCCTGATGCTGGCCGAGCACTTCGAGGCTGTGGTCGCCACCGACGCCAGCGCCCCCCAGATCGGCCGGGCGATCCCCCATCCGCGGGTGACCTACCGCGTCGCAACGGCGGAGGATTCGGGCCTGCCCGACGCCAGTCTCGACCTGATCGTGGCCGCCCAGGCCCTGCACTGGTTCGATTTCGACCTCTTCTACGCCGAGGTGCGCCGGGTGCTGCGGCCCGGCGGGGTGATCGCCGGCGGGACCTACGGCCTGCTGCGCATCGATCCGGGGGTGGACCGGGTCGTCGACCGGCTCTACCACGAGGTCGTCGCCCCCTACTGGCCGCCGGAGCGCCGCTACGTGGACGAGGCCTACGCGGGGATTCCCTTCCCCTTTGACGAGATCGAGGTGCCTCCCTTTGCGATGGCCACCGACTGGAGTTTCGAGCAGCTTTTCGGCTATCTGGGGACCTGGTCGGCGGTGCGCCATTACCGGGACGATCGGGGAAGCGATCCGCTGGCCGTCGTGCGGGACGAACTGGAAAAAGCCTGGGGGGACCCGGACCGGACCCGGAGGTGCTCCTGGCCCCTCGGGCTGAGGGTGGGGCGGGTTTAA
- a CDS encoding AAA family ATPase, whose amino-acid sequence MVKDFSLSAFSRLVAAGTPLLYITTDSESRTEALITRAALQRLKGVPVPQVWNCTAGFPGKNNDADPLSCLRWAIEQEGPGIFVFKDMHWFWDDNPYLQRVLKDFAAVRRPAGKTLVFLGAEPEIPPALREDFLILDHGLPDRLEIMAFLEAQRKKDPFLEQILAEEDALPRLTLAAQGLDLSDFDQALRRARVAKGAGLKEVVASLHLNKKQILRRSGIMEFVENEVQPEHVGGMENLKTWLEKREKAFGTTVLSAGHNLPKGVLIMGISGCGKSLFVKAIASRWNLPLVRLDMATVYEGTFGSPEGSLRRACKTAEALAPCVLWIDEIEAGISNQGFKSEGGPASRVLGYFLTWMQEKSQPVFVAATANAIELLPAEVLRKGRFDEIFYMALPSLVEREEIFRIHLEKRDFDPAAFDVTMLAHSAKGFSGAEIEQAVDNASFEALAKGRPMIKQDLMEAISRTVPLSVTMAEQIKKIEAWAFKRAVPASKTEKT is encoded by the coding sequence GTCCCCGTCCCCCAGGTGTGGAACTGCACCGCCGGCTTCCCCGGCAAGAACAACGACGCAGACCCCCTGAGTTGCCTGCGCTGGGCCATCGAGCAGGAAGGTCCCGGCATCTTCGTCTTCAAGGACATGCACTGGTTCTGGGACGACAACCCCTACCTCCAGCGCGTGCTCAAGGATTTCGCCGCCGTGCGCCGCCCGGCGGGCAAGACCCTCGTCTTTCTCGGCGCCGAGCCGGAGATTCCCCCGGCGCTGCGCGAGGACTTCCTCATCCTCGACCACGGCCTGCCCGACCGCCTCGAAATCATGGCCTTCCTCGAGGCCCAGCGCAAGAAGGACCCCTTCCTCGAACAGATCCTGGCCGAGGAGGACGCCCTGCCCCGCCTGACCCTCGCCGCCCAGGGACTCGACCTCTCCGACTTCGACCAGGCCCTGCGCAGGGCCCGGGTCGCCAAGGGGGCGGGACTCAAGGAGGTGGTCGCCTCCCTGCACCTGAACAAGAAGCAGATCCTGCGCCGCAGCGGCATCATGGAGTTCGTCGAGAACGAGGTCCAGCCTGAGCACGTCGGCGGCATGGAGAACCTCAAGACGTGGCTGGAGAAGCGGGAGAAGGCCTTCGGAACGACGGTCCTGTCGGCCGGCCACAACCTGCCCAAGGGGGTGCTGATCATGGGCATCAGCGGCTGCGGCAAGAGCCTCTTCGTCAAGGCCATCGCCAGCCGCTGGAACCTGCCCCTCGTGCGCCTCGACATGGCCACCGTCTACGAAGGGACCTTCGGCTCGCCCGAGGGCAGCCTGCGCCGCGCCTGCAAGACCGCCGAGGCGCTCGCCCCCTGCGTCTTGTGGATCGACGAGATCGAGGCGGGGATCTCCAACCAGGGCTTCAAGTCCGAGGGGGGGCCGGCCTCCCGGGTGCTCGGGTACTTCCTCACCTGGATGCAGGAGAAGAGCCAGCCCGTCTTCGTGGCGGCCACCGCCAACGCCATCGAGCTTCTTCCCGCCGAGGTGCTGCGCAAGGGGCGCTTCGACGAGATCTTCTACATGGCCCTGCCGAGCCTTGTCGAGCGCGAGGAGATCTTCCGCATCCACCTGGAAAAGCGCGACTTCGACCCGGCCGCCTTCGACGTCACCATGCTCGCCCACTCGGCCAAGGGCTTCTCCGGGGCGGAGATCGAGCAGGCCGTCGACAACGCCTCCTTCGAGGCCCTCGCCAAGGGCCGACCCATGATCAAGCAGGACCTCATGGAGGCGATCAGCCGCACCGTCCCCCTCTCCGTCACCATGGCCGAGCAGATCAAGAAGATCGAGGCCTGGGCCTTCAAGCGCGCCGTGCCAGCCAGCAAAACGGAAAAGACCTGA